Sequence from the Candidatus Binatia bacterium genome:
GGTCGCGCGATGATCCGCACGTCGTACATGGCCACGCACAAGCGCGAGCACCTGGACCGCGCGCTGGTCGCGCTGGAGAAAGTCGGGCGCCGCCACGGCGTGCTTCGTTCCCGGGCCAAGCGGACGGCGTGAAGGACGAGATCGAGCAACCGACCCTTCTCTGCACGCCTTCCGGATCCCTTAGCCCCGACGCCGTCGGCTGGAGCCGAAGGCCTCTGCATCGCTGCAACCTGTCGCGCCACTTCCTTCGCAAGAAGCGGTGGAACTACTGGGCGATCCAGACCGAACAGTTCTTCTTCTGCTGCGGGCTTGCGCACCTCGACTATGCGGCCAACGCGTTCGTCTATCTCGTCGACGTCCGGCGCAAGCTCGTCATCGAAAAAAGCTTCACGCGCCTGTTCGGGCGCGGCTGCAAACTCGGCGAAAGCGTCGACTCGCCGGCATTTTTCCGGACCCGCAGAATGACGTTCTCGGAATCGCACGACGAGCCGGGCGCGACCTCCTTGCTGGTCACGTGCGACCGCTTCGACGGCGCCGACCGCCTGTCGGCGGCCGTTCGCGTGATCTATCCCGAGGACTTCGAAACTCTCGGCGTCGTCGTGCCGATGGACCACAAGCACTTCCAGTACACGTCCAAGCACGTCGCCGTGCCCGTGGCCGCGCGCGTGCGCATCGGGCGCAGGGAAATTCCCTTCGAAGGCGTCGAGGCTTTCGCGTGCCTGGATTTCGGCCGCGGCGTCTGGCCGCGCCGCACGCGCTGGAACTGGGGCGCCGCCTCCGGCTACGTCGACGATGCCAACGTCGGCATCAATCTCGGCGGATCATGGACTGACGGCACCGGTGCCACCGAGAACGCAATTTCCATCGACGGGCGCCTCGTCAAGATCCACGAGGACCTCGAGTGGCGCTACGACAACGTCAACTTCCTCGCGCCGTGGCGCGTGCGCGCGCCTCTCAGCGGCGACGTCGACCTGCTCTTCGAGCCGATCGTCGAGCGAAGGGCCGCAACCGACGTCCTTGTCGTGCGCTCGCGCGTCCACCAGGTCTTCGGCATCTGGTCGGGCACGGTGCGCGACGAAAACGGCAGGACGATCGAGATTCCCTACCTGTTCGGCTGGGCAGAAGAGCACGTCGCAGTCTGGTAGGCGCCGCAGCGGGCAAACTGGACCTGGCGCCCGCCCACCTGCGTCCGGGCGACGCGCCGGCATCGCGACCGCAGGCATTCCAGCAATGGAATATCCGAACGTCGCGATGATGCTTTCGCATTGCCGGGGGCGCTTCACGCCTTCATGCTCGCGACCATGTCGCCGCAACTCGAACGCGACCCGACTTCGCCCATCCACGCGAACGGGAAGGCTCGCCACCGGCATGCGCCCGGCAATCCATTGCTGTTGCACACCCATAGGTGTACAAAGTCGTGAAGCGTCGCGTCCTGGAGAAGCGCCTGCGAAACCTCGGCTGGAGGCTGCTCCGGCACGGCAGCAGGCACGACGTGTGGACGGATGGCCAGCGGGAAGAAGCTGTGCCGCGCCACGTGGAGATCCATGAGGCGCTGGCCCACGCGATCCTTCGCCGCGCGACGCCAAGGAGCTGAAGTGCGATTCCAGGGAACGATACGCAGGGACGGGCGCTGGTGGCTTGTCGAGGTACCCGTCTTCGATGCCATGACCCAGGGACGCAGCCGCCGCGAAGCGCTGACGATGATCGAGGACTGGTTCGTGACACTGATCGATCGAGAGGGCTTCTCGGTGCAGGTGCACGAGGTGGGCAAGCGCGACGTGGAGATCGGTTCGAGCGATGCCGGGGCGATGATCAGCCTGCTGCTGCGCCGCCAGCGTCACAGGAGCGGCCTGACGCTGGCCCAGGCCGCCAAACGACTGAAAGCCC
This genomic interval carries:
- a CDS encoding DUF2804 domain-containing protein; its protein translation is MKDEIEQPTLLCTPSGSLSPDAVGWSRRPLHRCNLSRHFLRKKRWNYWAIQTEQFFFCCGLAHLDYAANAFVYLVDVRRKLVIEKSFTRLFGRGCKLGESVDSPAFFRTRRMTFSESHDEPGATSLLVTCDRFDGADRLSAAVRVIYPEDFETLGVVVPMDHKHFQYTSKHVAVPVAARVRIGRREIPFEGVEAFACLDFGRGVWPRRTRWNWGAASGYVDDANVGINLGGSWTDGTGATENAISIDGRLVKIHEDLEWRYDNVNFLAPWRVRAPLSGDVDLLFEPIVERRAATDVLVVRSRVHQVFGIWSGTVRDENGRTIEIPYLFGWAEEHVAVW
- a CDS encoding toxin-antitoxin system, toxin component, HicA family protein, whose translation is MKRRVLEKRLRNLGWRLLRHGSRHDVWTDGQREEAVPRHVEIHEALAHAILRRATPRS
- a CDS encoding helix-turn-helix transcriptional regulator, which translates into the protein MIEDWFVTLIDREGFSVQVHEVGKRDVEIGSSDAGAMISLLLRRQRHRSGLTLAQAAKRLKARSRNAYARYEQGISVPTIEKLDELLRAVAPDHELVVRQRTAA